From the genome of Gemmatimonas phototrophica, one region includes:
- a CDS encoding carboxypeptidase regulatory-like domain-containing protein: MTHHTTFLVAAMVTCVSMLGAARAHAQASASPGRPGRVDITGVDGITRLPLAGASVRLVSVFDTTRVHDATLDARGRARVDSLPAGPWVLTARHARLDTLGVGSVAVPFTVRAGRGVTVRAAMPSVGTLVARVCGSAATPGTGYLFGTVRQAVRTSALPRAAATGSALPLSAGQVTAQWPDLRVETGRIERTIVTTDVPVGDNGRYVLCGVPTETTVRLRAVSAEGASGVVTFTSSATGIVPRDLVLGRADTVVTTPSGPQPPEDSGLVDIVLRGAGGVRGTVQTVDGRPLANAIVGLSATGLETRTDSAGRFLLAATPTGTWTLAVQALGYAPRQQPVDLVPGDTVAQVVALVRAQVMDTVRVRANAMVRTMLGRNLADFDERRKMGFGRFLAPEDFARAEGGSMLNFLTSRIPGMRTAGTGRRTLVSSRGSISVSQRQCPIRVIFDGMPDAGPLDLDSIDPSLIAAAEYYTPATLPAQFSFGISPCGTLLLWSRW; this comes from the coding sequence ATGACGCATCATACGACGTTCCTCGTCGCCGCCATGGTCACGTGCGTGAGCATGCTCGGCGCCGCGCGTGCGCACGCGCAAGCGTCCGCGTCACCGGGGCGTCCCGGGCGCGTGGACATCACGGGCGTAGATGGCATCACACGCCTGCCGCTCGCGGGTGCGAGCGTGCGCCTCGTGTCGGTGTTCGATACGACGCGCGTGCACGACGCTACCCTCGATGCGCGCGGACGCGCACGGGTGGACAGCCTGCCGGCCGGGCCGTGGGTGCTCACGGCACGCCACGCACGCCTCGATACGCTCGGTGTGGGCAGCGTCGCGGTGCCGTTCACCGTGCGCGCCGGGAGGGGCGTGACCGTGCGCGCGGCGATGCCGTCGGTCGGCACACTTGTGGCGCGCGTGTGCGGGAGCGCGGCCACCCCGGGCACCGGCTATCTGTTCGGCACCGTGCGGCAGGCCGTGCGGACAAGCGCGTTGCCGCGCGCAGCAGCGACGGGCAGCGCCCTGCCGCTCAGCGCCGGGCAGGTGACGGCGCAGTGGCCGGACCTGCGGGTCGAGACGGGGCGCATTGAACGTACCATCGTGACCACCGACGTGCCGGTGGGCGACAACGGCCGCTACGTGTTGTGCGGCGTGCCCACCGAGACCACCGTACGGCTGCGCGCGGTAAGCGCCGAAGGGGCGAGCGGCGTCGTCACGTTCACGTCGTCGGCCACCGGCATTGTGCCGCGCGACCTGGTGCTGGGGCGTGCGGACACGGTGGTGACAACGCCGAGTGGCCCGCAGCCTCCGGAAGACAGCGGCCTGGTGGACATCGTGCTGCGTGGCGCGGGTGGGGTGCGCGGCACCGTGCAGACCGTCGACGGACGTCCGCTCGCCAACGCCATCGTCGGGTTGAGTGCGACCGGGCTCGAGACACGCACCGACAGTGCGGGGCGCTTCCTGCTCGCGGCCACACCCACCGGCACGTGGACGCTCGCCGTGCAGGCGCTCGGGTACGCGCCGCGGCAGCAGCCGGTCGACCTCGTGCCCGGCGACACCGTGGCGCAGGTGGTGGCGCTGGTGCGCGCGCAGGTCATGGATACGGTGCGGGTGCGTGCGAACGCGATGGTGCGCACGATGCTCGGGCGCAACCTCGCGGACTTCGACGAGAGGCGGAAGATGGGATTCGGCAGGTTCTTGGCCCCGGAAGACTTTGCAAGGGCCGAAGGTGGAAGCATGCTGAATTTCCTCACCAGTCGAATCCCCGGGATGCGCACCGCCGGCACCGGCCGTCGGACGCTGGTCTCGAGTCGTGGCAGCATCAGCGTTTCTCAGCGGCAGTGCCCGATACGCGTGATCTTCGACGGGATGCCCGACGCGGGACCGCTGGATTTGGACTCCATCGACCCCTCACTGATTGCCGCCGCCGAGTACTATACGCCCGCGACTTTACCGGCACAGTTCAGTTTTGGGATCTCGCCGTGCGGCACACTCCTGCTCTGGTCGCGCTGGTAG
- a CDS encoding class I SAM-dependent methyltransferase, with translation MIGHWRDAMARHAAAQLAEPRGLWGRVMGTVMNSVNADMNEQSIALLALESHEHVLEIGFGGGKTLPMLLQRVSAGRVTGMERSETMLAAARASHVPELRAGRLALVAGDASTLPWSDATFDKVLTVNTLYFWESPVGVLTEIRRVLRSTGSLVLAYRPQSHMERLPVSSHGFRIYSDEAIVEMLHDAGFEVVAMKFDGRHGHAHTCVVARPW, from the coding sequence ATGATTGGCCACTGGCGGGATGCGATGGCTCGGCATGCCGCGGCCCAGCTGGCTGAACCCCGGGGCCTCTGGGGGCGGGTCATGGGCACCGTGATGAATTCGGTCAACGCGGATATGAATGAGCAGAGTATTGCGTTGCTGGCCCTCGAGTCGCACGAGCATGTGCTCGAGATCGGATTTGGTGGCGGCAAAACGCTGCCGATGCTGCTGCAGCGCGTGAGTGCCGGCCGCGTGACCGGTATGGAGCGCTCCGAGACAATGTTGGCTGCCGCCCGGGCTTCGCATGTCCCGGAGCTGCGTGCGGGCCGGCTGGCCCTTGTGGCCGGTGACGCGTCGACCCTCCCGTGGAGTGATGCGACCTTCGATAAGGTGCTGACCGTCAATACGCTGTATTTCTGGGAGTCGCCGGTAGGCGTGTTGACGGAAATCCGGCGCGTTTTAAGGTCAACCGGTTCGCTGGTCCTCGCGTACCGTCCCCAGTCCCACATGGAGCGTCTACCGGTGTCTTCCCACGGATTTCGGATCTACAGCGATGAGGCCATCGTCGAGATGCTGCACGACGCCGGCTTTGAAGTCGTGGCCATGAAGTTTGACGGACGGCACGGGCACGCCCACACCTGTGTCGTGGCACGGCCGTGGTGA
- a CDS encoding DUF4386 family protein: MAGLSLFSAAVGFIVVFALLAGRFDYPDILDRSAAEVLPRLLALGSEGRAIWALYAAIPLLLVPAAAGLSAVHAMPRHRSVVRLASAAALLSALFMTAGLVRWPSIQWELARTWATASSDQQVVLTALFDGLNTMLGRYVGEFFGELMLNLAFVLFSGVAWLDRQLPRWVSGFGVLAGVVGLVAMWRNVTPAVSLMADANNALLPLWLIVWGIALMRLRVSHTPTTSHAERLA; encoded by the coding sequence ATGGCCGGCCTGTCGCTGTTCAGTGCAGCGGTGGGATTCATCGTGGTCTTTGCCCTGTTGGCCGGCCGGTTTGACTACCCGGACATTCTCGACCGATCGGCCGCCGAAGTGCTGCCGCGCCTGTTGGCGCTGGGCAGCGAAGGGCGCGCCATCTGGGCGCTATATGCGGCCATTCCACTGCTGCTGGTGCCGGCAGCAGCTGGGCTCTCGGCGGTACACGCCATGCCGAGGCACCGCAGCGTGGTGCGACTGGCTTCGGCGGCGGCGCTGTTGTCGGCGCTGTTCATGACGGCGGGACTGGTGCGGTGGCCCAGTATTCAGTGGGAGTTGGCGCGTACGTGGGCTACGGCGTCATCCGATCAGCAAGTGGTACTGACGGCGCTATTCGATGGGCTCAACACCATGCTCGGGCGGTATGTGGGCGAGTTTTTCGGGGAGCTGATGTTAAACCTGGCGTTCGTGTTGTTCAGTGGGGTCGCGTGGCTGGACCGGCAGCTTCCACGGTGGGTAAGTGGGTTTGGAGTGCTGGCTGGTGTGGTGGGGCTGGTGGCGATGTGGCGCAATGTGACGCCGGCGGTATCGCTGATGGCTGATGCGAACAATGCCCTGTTGCCGCTGTGGTTGATTGTGTGGGGCATCGCGCTCATGCGCCTACGCGTATCGCACACTCCCACGACTTCGCACGCCGAGAGACTGGCATGA
- a CDS encoding SET domain-containing protein produces the protein MTSSNLPFEVRHSPIQGAGGFATRPIPAGVRLIEYAGERLTPSQAEARYPDIPGERHHTYLFAIDDEVVIDAAVNGNEARFLNHSCAPNCDAVIEDGRIWIESIQDIEVGEELVYDYAYILEERHTPAAKKRFPCFCGAITCRGTILAKKR, from the coding sequence ATGACCTCCTCAAACCTCCCCTTCGAGGTGCGCCACAGCCCCATTCAGGGGGCCGGCGGCTTCGCCACCCGTCCCATCCCGGCCGGGGTGCGCCTCATTGAATACGCCGGGGAGCGCCTCACCCCCTCCCAGGCCGAGGCCCGCTATCCCGATATTCCCGGGGAGCGGCACCATACCTATCTGTTCGCGATCGACGACGAAGTGGTCATTGATGCTGCCGTAAACGGCAACGAGGCGCGGTTTCTCAACCACTCCTGCGCCCCCAACTGCGACGCCGTCATTGAAGACGGCCGCATCTGGATCGAGTCCATACAAGACATCGAGGTAGGCGAAGAGCTGGTCTACGATTACGCCTACATACTGGAGGAACGGCACACCCCGGCGGCCAAGAAGCGCTTTCCCTGCTTTTGCGGCGCCATTACCTGCCGCGGCACCATTCTGGCCAAAAAGCGCTGA
- a CDS encoding alpha/beta fold hydrolase has product MYVSFPRILTLAVVAVLLAPGGSAEAQAPHVAPHRPTDTSPHRVGTVTVDGVRIEYLDWGGSGPTLVFYPGMGNSAHVFDGFAPRFTDQYRVIGVSRVGFGGSDQPEREGYAIAARVEQLRAVLDTLRLHHVVLAGHSLGGDEITGFATTYPTRTAGVIYLDAALDHSAAFNAEERLFSALGSIMPSPLAVELASPTGLQDYLRRLRGVEYPIGEVIATFLFDSAGSLVGPRTPNRVAQAIFTNTPALDYRGVRAPALALYSDWDPITVMFPFLAGDSLGIARTTAVVDSVLRPWVLRERERFAREVPQARVVASPSHHYQFLREPVDTERLMRAFLSTLRPASR; this is encoded by the coding sequence ATGTACGTTTCGTTCCCGCGCATTCTGACTCTAGCCGTCGTCGCCGTCCTCCTCGCTCCCGGAGGCAGCGCCGAAGCCCAGGCGCCACACGTCGCGCCCCATCGGCCGACAGATACGTCGCCACACCGCGTGGGCACCGTGACGGTCGACGGCGTCCGAATCGAGTACCTCGACTGGGGCGGTTCCGGCCCGACGCTCGTCTTCTATCCGGGGATGGGCAACTCAGCCCACGTCTTTGACGGCTTTGCGCCGCGGTTCACCGATCAGTACCGCGTCATCGGCGTTTCGCGCGTCGGATTCGGCGGCTCTGACCAACCGGAGCGAGAGGGCTACGCGATTGCAGCGCGCGTCGAGCAACTCCGGGCGGTCCTCGACACGCTGCGGCTGCATCACGTCGTGCTCGCCGGGCACTCGCTCGGCGGTGATGAGATCACGGGCTTCGCCACGACATATCCAACGCGTACGGCCGGCGTGATCTATCTCGACGCAGCGCTGGATCACTCGGCTGCCTTCAACGCCGAAGAGCGCCTCTTTTCGGCGCTCGGCAGTATCATGCCGAGCCCCTTGGCCGTAGAGCTGGCCAGCCCGACGGGACTGCAGGACTATCTGCGCCGCCTACGGGGTGTCGAGTATCCGATTGGCGAGGTGATCGCCACATTTCTCTTCGACTCCGCGGGATCGCTCGTGGGGCCGCGAACGCCCAACCGGGTCGCGCAGGCAATCTTCACAAACACACCAGCCCTTGACTATCGAGGCGTGCGCGCCCCGGCGCTCGCGCTCTATTCGGATTGGGATCCGATCACTGTGATGTTCCCGTTCCTCGCGGGCGACTCCTTGGGGATTGCACGAACGACGGCGGTCGTCGACTCGGTGCTACGGCCGTGGGTCCTGCGCGAGCGTGAACGCTTCGCTCGAGAGGTGCCACAGGCGCGGGTCGTCGCATCTCCTTCGCACCACTACCAGTTCCTCAGAGAGCCGGTCGATACGGAACGGCTAATGCGCGCGTTTCTCTCGACTCTACGGCCCGCATCGCGCTGA
- a CDS encoding c-type cytochrome codes for MRMKLAAAVLAAGTVMACARANQEAAVATATPIAASPAAPGAPAAPAQRRQPVSPMKMDTVRQQAIATLMATLKGRENEPAGVVFKNVKLHKDMPVKEFLTMMDEQYGRGLGFTCVNCHMDNGDYASDERKNKVIARQMERMQRDIDSKYIAKVKELDDPRPKTTCVMCHRGTPHMPNTMDVPTAPVPQRKRG; via the coding sequence ATGCGTATGAAACTCGCCGCCGCCGTGCTGGCGGCCGGCACGGTTATGGCCTGCGCCCGCGCCAATCAGGAAGCGGCCGTGGCCACCGCCACCCCCATTGCCGCCTCCCCCGCGGCCCCCGGCGCCCCCGCCGCCCCGGCCCAGCGCCGGCAGCCGGTGAGCCCCATGAAGATGGACACCGTGCGCCAGCAGGCCATTGCCACGCTCATGGCCACGCTCAAAGGCCGCGAAAACGAGCCGGCGGGCGTGGTCTTCAAGAACGTGAAGCTCCACAAGGATATGCCGGTGAAGGAGTTCCTCACCATGATGGACGAGCAGTACGGGCGCGGCCTCGGCTTTACCTGCGTCAACTGCCACATGGACAACGGCGACTACGCGAGCGACGAACGCAAGAACAAGGTCATCGCCCGGCAGATGGAGCGCATGCAGCGCGATATCGACAGCAAGTACATCGCCAAGGTCAAGGAACTCGACGACCCGCGCCCCAAGACCACCTGCGTGATGTGCCACCGCGGCACGCCGCACATGCCCAACACCATGGACGTGCCCACGGCACCGGTGCCGCAGCGCAAACGCGGCTAA
- a CDS encoding cupin domain-containing protein — protein MSPQSECTALENRVTGERMVVLRRERDADGSLLEVQFDLPPHTEGPPLHRHTHLVERFEVLEGALQMTVEGRSLTLLAGDAVEVTPGQAHAFTNSSNTWVRFVTLIRSPGQFERFLRTWYGLANTGLARSSGQPRNLLFLARCLQDADFRFVGMPSGVQGVLLTLLVGLGELLGVFSALRVYESVTTPVSVGGAVA, from the coding sequence GTGAGCCCGCAATCCGAATGCACCGCACTCGAGAACCGCGTGACCGGCGAGCGCATGGTGGTGTTGCGGCGGGAGCGTGACGCGGACGGATCGCTGCTGGAGGTGCAGTTTGACTTGCCGCCGCACACGGAGGGCCCGCCGCTGCATCGGCACACGCATCTGGTCGAACGGTTTGAGGTGCTGGAAGGCGCGCTGCAAATGACGGTGGAGGGGCGATCACTCACCTTGCTGGCCGGTGATGCAGTGGAAGTGACCCCGGGGCAGGCGCACGCCTTTACCAATTCCTCCAATACGTGGGTCCGCTTTGTCACCCTGATCCGGTCTCCCGGACAGTTTGAACGGTTCCTGCGAACCTGGTACGGATTGGCGAATACCGGTCTCGCCCGTTCCAGTGGGCAGCCACGGAACCTTCTGTTTCTGGCTCGCTGTCTCCAGGACGCGGACTTCCGGTTTGTGGGGATGCCCAGTGGTGTGCAGGGCGTGTTGCTCACCCTGCTGGTTGGACTCGGCGAGCTGCTTGGCGTGTTTTCCGCGTTGCGCGTCTATGAAAGCGTCACCACGCCGGTGTCCGTGGGAGGGGCGGTCGCATGA
- a CDS encoding AraC family transcriptional regulator: protein MTKAWVAVSLVADLLHYLAQRGCDIDALLREAGIVRADLADPEGRIPSERKARLNAAAIRATGDPDLGLHMAESVRAGSLGLLSFVLMTSEDVAELLTLGARYFGLLMAGGRYAVHREANAFVLSFEQEPGILCPQFDEPRYIVESALLSAVRQVDFMTARVVPPRLVTFRHPEPATGSAEHRRCFGAPIVFNAPANAVHYSASSGSIPVRGAHAQLNATFRQQADALHALLQQSGGVAERARRVVAVHFRGAIPRVQIVAAELGMSARSLQRALAAEQVTFSSLVDDVRRELAVGLLRQRGTRVTEVAFLLGFQESSSFTRAVRRWTGRPPSALRESGATSQ, encoded by the coding sequence GTGACCAAGGCCTGGGTGGCCGTCTCGCTGGTAGCCGACTTGCTGCACTACTTGGCTCAGCGTGGGTGTGATATCGACGCCTTGTTACGCGAGGCCGGCATCGTCCGCGCCGATCTTGCCGATCCGGAGGGACGGATACCCAGCGAACGAAAGGCCCGACTCAATGCGGCGGCCATCCGAGCCACGGGTGATCCCGACCTCGGCTTGCATATGGCGGAGAGTGTGCGCGCCGGTTCGCTCGGCCTCCTGTCCTTCGTCCTGATGACCAGCGAAGACGTCGCGGAGTTGCTCACGCTTGGCGCTCGGTATTTCGGGCTGCTCATGGCCGGCGGCCGGTACGCCGTGCATCGGGAGGCCAACGCGTTCGTGCTGTCGTTTGAACAGGAACCGGGGATTTTGTGCCCGCAATTCGACGAGCCCCGATATATCGTGGAAAGCGCCCTACTCAGTGCCGTCCGGCAGGTCGATTTCATGACGGCACGTGTGGTGCCTCCGCGATTGGTCACGTTCCGTCATCCGGAGCCGGCGACCGGATCAGCGGAGCACCGTCGGTGCTTCGGAGCGCCGATCGTCTTCAATGCGCCCGCCAACGCGGTGCATTACTCGGCATCGAGCGGTTCGATTCCGGTCCGCGGGGCCCACGCTCAACTGAATGCGACATTTCGCCAGCAGGCCGACGCACTGCATGCATTGCTGCAGCAATCAGGCGGGGTTGCCGAACGGGCGCGTCGAGTCGTGGCAGTACACTTTCGCGGCGCAATCCCTCGCGTACAAATCGTGGCCGCTGAATTGGGTATGAGTGCCCGATCGCTCCAGCGTGCGCTTGCCGCCGAGCAGGTCACGTTCTCGTCACTGGTGGACGACGTACGCCGGGAACTTGCCGTCGGCCTGCTTCGGCAGCGCGGAACCCGTGTCACGGAGGTGGCCTTTCTCCTTGGCTTTCAGGAGTCCTCGTCATTTACGCGCGCTGTTCGACGGTGGACGGGACGACCGCCCAGTGCCCTGCGTGAATCAGGAGCGACATCACAGTAG
- a CDS encoding deoxycytidylate deaminase encodes MDRRALKDEVFLRMATELSRLGTCCRLKVGAVLLRPDGGIGAAGFNGALPGMPHCTPESCRPGQRCLHTSHAEENALGFCDGQVTVAYVTHEPCLACTRSLIRRGVRRVVFANPYQSIAPQEAEERASILAHFGVSWEQRTL; translated from the coding sequence ATGGACCGACGCGCCCTCAAGGACGAAGTGTTCCTCCGCATGGCGACCGAGCTCAGCCGGCTTGGCACCTGCTGCCGCCTCAAGGTGGGGGCAGTGCTCCTCCGTCCCGACGGGGGGATCGGTGCCGCGGGCTTCAACGGCGCCCTCCCGGGGATGCCGCACTGCACGCCGGAAAGCTGCCGCCCCGGTCAGCGGTGTCTGCACACGAGTCACGCCGAAGAGAATGCGCTGGGGTTCTGCGACGGCCAGGTGACGGTGGCGTACGTGACGCATGAGCCCTGTCTTGCCTGCACCCGCTCGCTCATCCGCCGCGGGGTGCGACGCGTCGTGTTCGCGAATCCCTACCAGAGCATCGCGCCGCAGGAGGCCGAGGAGCGCGCGTCGATTCTTGCGCACTTCGGGGTGAGCTGGGAGCAGCGAACGCTCTGA
- a CDS encoding GNAT family N-acetyltransferase, which yields MSTTLPAIRIASAVDAATLSVFARRVFHDTFAADNDPADMALYLDYAFSESKQRGELADPARVCLLVEHEGVLVAYASVFRGSGNEQVTAGHPVELERFYVDGAWHGRGVAAPLMAAVREVALEWGGDALWLGVWERNPKAIRFYEKQGFERVGAQTFTLGADVQRDAVMRAPLGAA from the coding sequence ATGTCCACGACACTCCCAGCGATTCGTATCGCGTCTGCTGTTGATGCCGCCACGCTGAGCGTGTTCGCACGGCGTGTCTTTCACGACACGTTCGCGGCGGACAATGATCCGGCCGATATGGCGCTGTATCTCGACTACGCGTTTTCGGAGAGCAAGCAGCGGGGCGAGTTGGCTGACCCGGCCCGGGTATGTCTGCTGGTGGAGCACGAGGGCGTGCTGGTGGCGTACGCCAGCGTGTTCCGTGGCAGCGGCAACGAGCAGGTGACCGCTGGGCACCCGGTGGAGTTGGAGCGGTTTTACGTGGACGGCGCGTGGCACGGCCGCGGCGTGGCGGCGCCGCTCATGGCGGCGGTGCGGGAGGTCGCGCTGGAGTGGGGCGGGGATGCGTTGTGGCTGGGCGTGTGGGAGCGCAATCCGAAGGCCATCCGTTTTTACGAAAAACAGGGATTTGAACGCGTCGGCGCCCAGACGTTCACGCTGGGCGCCGATGTGCAACGGGATGCCGTCATGCGGGCGCCGTTGGGGGCCGCTTAG
- a CDS encoding integron integrase — MTSSRLLLLVRDRAAVRRYSPRTVQVYVRWIVAYVNFHGRRHPAELPPSAVRNFLSYLATARGVAVSTQNQALAALQFLYRDVLEQPLPTVTGIAPAKRPHVLPNVLSRAAVAAVLGVMDGVPWLMASLLYGSGMRLMECCTLRVKDVDLDRGEIRVRRGKGARDRVTMLPASLVAPLRAHLGAVRLDMQQRAARGGGYVALPLATGTKAMGAVRNAGWWWVFPASREYWDAEAKQRRTHHVHPTVLQRAVAEAARRTGTAQRVGCHTFRHSFATHLLEAGYDIRTVQELLGHRDVSTTMLYTHVLNRGGLGVKSPLDLPGLSGSRAGGPTERPEPPSRTVMGSDASRLRNPRRN; from the coding sequence ATGACGTCTTCACGCCTCTTGTTGTTGGTGCGCGACCGCGCGGCCGTGCGGCGGTACAGTCCGCGCACGGTGCAGGTGTATGTGCGGTGGATTGTCGCGTACGTGAACTTTCACGGGCGTCGGCATCCGGCCGAGCTCCCGCCATCTGCGGTGCGGAATTTTCTGTCGTATCTGGCTACCGCGCGAGGGGTGGCGGTGTCAACACAGAACCAGGCGCTGGCGGCGCTCCAGTTCCTGTATCGGGACGTGTTGGAGCAGCCGTTGCCCACGGTGACGGGCATCGCCCCCGCCAAACGGCCTCATGTGCTGCCCAACGTGTTGTCTCGAGCGGCGGTGGCCGCGGTGCTCGGGGTCATGGACGGCGTTCCGTGGCTCATGGCCTCGTTGCTCTACGGCTCGGGGATGCGCCTCATGGAGTGCTGCACGTTGCGGGTGAAAGACGTGGATCTTGATCGCGGCGAGATTCGGGTGCGACGGGGTAAAGGGGCGCGTGATCGGGTGACCATGTTGCCGGCCAGCCTCGTTGCACCCCTGCGCGCACATCTCGGTGCCGTTCGGCTGGACATGCAGCAACGGGCCGCCCGCGGGGGCGGGTATGTCGCGTTGCCGCTGGCCACGGGGACGAAAGCCATGGGCGCTGTCCGAAATGCTGGCTGGTGGTGGGTCTTCCCCGCATCGCGCGAATACTGGGATGCCGAGGCCAAGCAGCGGCGCACGCACCATGTGCACCCTACCGTGTTGCAACGGGCGGTCGCTGAGGCGGCGCGGCGCACGGGTACGGCGCAGCGCGTCGGGTGCCATACGTTCCGGCATTCTTTTGCGACCCATCTGCTCGAAGCCGGCTACGATATCCGCACGGTGCAGGAACTGTTGGGGCATCGGGACGTGTCCACCACGATGCTCTATACCCACGTCCTCAACCGCGGGGGGCTCGGCGTGAAGAGTCCCTTGGATCTTCCCGGACTGTCAGGGTCACGCGCCGGCGGTCCAACAGAGCGGCCGGAACCACCGTCGCGCACCGTTATGGGGAGCGATGCCTCCCGCTTGCGGAACCCTCGGCGCAACTGA
- a CDS encoding DEAD/DEAH box helicase encodes MTKTDARSSAALIRAGTEHDLQDSTEAGNNGFAALGVDSRIAEALSALGYEEPTPVQRAAIPPLLVGRDVLAQAATGTGKTAAFALPLLTRIGAGHKAANGAPSVLILVPTRELAMQVAEAVHRYGKPLGLHALAVYGGASMELQIRALKRGVDVVIATPGRALDHIKRNTLKLGTLQAVVLDEADEMLDMGFADELEAILDATPASKQTCLFSATLPPRIAGIARKYLRDAEHVTVEREVLAEGAVARVRQVAYVVSRAHKMPALARVLDIEQPTSAIVFCRTRTEVDELTETLSARGLRAESLHGGLSQDQRDRVMQKFRAKKVDLLIATDVAARGLDVKHVSHVVNFDVPADAETYVHRIGRTGRAGREGVAITLAEPREHRLLRNIERQTSQKIDIAQVPTVADLRAHRQELVKMTLREAIVEGGLESFRGMVEALADEFDVMDVAAAAVKLVAARDGGEDEIPAVTPREPRERFDRGESRGGESRGGESRGGDSRGGERFARDERGGGDRRPPRAEAGGAKGKKPRRETAWTPATLWIGAGRKLKMRPGDLVGAIANEAGLDSEHIGAIQIADNFSTVDVPEAMADEVITALKNTKIKGLRVQVRRDRMK; translated from the coding sequence ATGACCAAAACGGACGCGCGCTCGTCTGCCGCGCTGATCCGCGCGGGCACCGAGCACGATTTGCAGGATAGTACAGAAGCTGGCAACAATGGCTTCGCCGCACTGGGTGTTGACTCGCGCATTGCCGAGGCGCTTTCGGCGCTTGGCTACGAAGAACCTACGCCCGTGCAGCGGGCAGCAATTCCGCCCCTGCTGGTCGGCCGCGATGTGCTCGCGCAGGCGGCCACAGGCACCGGCAAGACGGCCGCCTTTGCGCTCCCGTTACTTACCCGCATTGGCGCCGGCCACAAGGCTGCCAACGGGGCCCCGTCGGTCCTCATTCTGGTCCCCACCCGCGAACTGGCCATGCAGGTGGCCGAAGCGGTGCACCGTTATGGCAAGCCGCTGGGCTTGCATGCGCTGGCCGTTTACGGCGGCGCGAGCATGGAACTGCAGATCCGCGCCCTCAAGCGGGGTGTGGATGTCGTGATCGCGACCCCTGGTCGCGCGCTCGACCACATCAAGCGCAACACGCTCAAGCTGGGCACGTTGCAGGCGGTGGTGCTCGACGAAGCCGACGAAATGCTCGACATGGGCTTCGCCGACGAACTCGAGGCCATTCTCGACGCCACGCCGGCCAGCAAGCAGACCTGTCTGTTTTCGGCCACGTTGCCGCCGCGTATTGCCGGGATTGCGCGCAAGTATCTGCGCGACGCCGAGCATGTCACGGTGGAGCGGGAAGTGTTGGCCGAGGGCGCCGTGGCCCGGGTACGCCAGGTGGCGTACGTGGTGAGCCGCGCGCACAAGATGCCGGCGTTGGCGCGGGTGCTCGACATCGAGCAGCCCACCAGCGCGATTGTCTTCTGCCGCACGCGCACGGAAGTGGACGAGCTCACCGAGACGCTCTCGGCGCGCGGGTTGCGAGCGGAGTCGTTGCACGGCGGGCTGTCGCAGGACCAGCGTGACCGCGTGATGCAGAAGTTCCGCGCCAAGAAGGTGGATCTGCTCATTGCCACCGACGTGGCAGCGCGCGGGCTCGATGTGAAGCACGTGAGCCACGTGGTGAACTTCGATGTGCCCGCGGATGCCGAAACGTATGTGCACCGCATTGGCCGTACCGGCCGTGCCGGTCGCGAGGGTGTGGCCATTACGTTGGCCGAGCCGCGTGAGCACCGGTTGCTGCGCAACATTGAGCGGCAGACCAGCCAGAAGATCGACATCGCGCAGGTGCCCACCGTGGCCGACCTGCGGGCGCACCGTCAGGAGCTGGTGAAGATGACGTTGCGCGAAGCCATTGTTGAGGGAGGCTTGGAGAGCTTCCGCGGCATGGTGGAAGCGTTGGCGGATGAGTTTGACGTGATGGACGTGGCGGCGGCGGCGGTGAAGCTCGTCGCGGCGCGTGACGGTGGTGAGGACGAGATTCCGGCGGTGACGCCGCGTGAGCCGCGCGAGCGGTTTGATCGTGGGGAGAGCCGTGGTGGCGAGTCGCGCGGCGGGGAGTCGCGTGGTGGCGATAGCCGCGGCGGCGAGCGGTTTGCGCGTGACGAGCGTGGCGGGGGCGATCGTCGTCCGCCGCGTGCCGAGGCTGGCGGTGCGAAGGGCAAGAAGCCGCGCCGCGAGACCGCCTGGACGCCGGCCACGTTGTGGATTGGCGCCGGTCGCAAACTCAAGATGCGTCCGGGCGACTTGGTGGGGGCCATTGCCAACGAGGCCGGCTTGGACTCGGAGCACATTGGCGCCATTCAGATTGCCGACAACTTCAGCACGGTGGATGTGCCGGAGGCGATGGCGGACGAAGTGATCACCGCGCTCAAGAACACCAAGATCAAGGGGCTGCGCGTGCAGGTCCGTCGGGACCGCATGAAGTAG